One genomic segment of Polyodon spathula isolate WHYD16114869_AA unplaced genomic scaffold, ASM1765450v1 scaffolds_1305, whole genome shotgun sequence includes these proteins:
- the arcn1a gene encoding archain 1a, whose product MVLLAAAVCTKAGKAIVSRQFVEMTRTRVEGLLAAFPKLMNMGKQHTFVETESVRYVYQPLEKLYMVLITTKNSNILEDLETLRLFSRVIPEYCRVLEESEISEHCFDLIFAFDEIVALGYRENVNLAQIRTFTEMDSHEEKVFRAVRETQEREAKAEMRRKAKELQQARRDAERSGKKAPGFGGFGSSGMTSSNSANIITDTLIEQEKPKSTPATIRPTGPSKALKLGAKGKEVDNFVDKLKSEGENIILSSSGKRSSEAAKVLPPPVNMESVHLKIEEKISLTCGRDGGLQNMEVHGIITLRVSDDKTSRIRVYVDNSDKKGLQLQTHPNVDKKLFAADSVIGLKNPEKSFPLNNDVGVLKWRLQSTEESHIPLTINCWPSESGNGCDVNIEYELQEESLELNDVVITIPVPSGVGAPVIGDLDGEYRHDSRRNVLEWTLPIIDAKNKSGSMEFSIAGQPSDFFPVNVSFVSKRNYCDIQVSKVSQVDGNSPVRFSTETSFVVDKYEIL is encoded by the exons ATG GTGCTGCTGGCAGCGGCGGTGTGCACCAAGGCTGGGAAGGCGATCGTGTCGCGCCAGTTCGTGGAGATGACCCGGACGCGCGTTGAGGGGCTGCTGGCTGCCTTCCCCAAGCTGATGAACATGGGGAAGCAGCACACCTTCGTGGAGACGGAGAGCGTGCGCTATGTGTACCAGCCGCTGGAGAAGCTCTACATGGTGCTCATCACCACCAAGAACAGCAACATCCTGGAGGACCTGGAGACCCTCAGACTCTTCTCCCGGGTG ATCCCAGAGTATTGCCGTGTGCTGGAGGAGAGTGAGATCTCAGAGCACTGCTTCGACCTTATCTTCGCCTTCGACGAGATTGTGGCGCTGGGGTACCGCGAGAACGTCAACCTGGCGCAGATCCGTACCTTCACTGAGATGGACTCTCACGAGGAGAAGGTCTTCAGAGCAGTCagagag ACCCAGGAGCGCGAGGCGAAGGCGGAGATGAGGCGGAAAGCGAAGGAGCTGCAGCAGGCTCGCCGGGACGCAGAGCGCTCTGGGAAGAAGGCTCCCGGTTTCGGTGGCTTCGGCAGCTCGGGCATGACCAGCAGCAACTCCGCCAACATCATCACAGACACGCTGATCGAGCAGGAGAAGCCCAAGAGCACTCCCGCCACCATCAG gcCGACAGGTCCCAGTAAAGCTCTGAAACTGGGAGCGAAAGGGAAGGAAGTGGATAATTTCGTGGACAAGCTGAAGTCCGAAGGGGAGAACATCATCCTGTCCAGCTCAGGAAAGAGGAGCTCTGAGGCAGCCAAGGTGCTGCCACCTCCTGTCAACATGGAGAG cgTGCACTTGAAAATCGAGGAGAAGATCTCCCTGACATGCGGGAGAGACGGGGGGCTGCAGAACATGGAGGTTCACGGGATAATCACGCTCAGAGTCTCCGACGACAAGACCAGCAGGATCCGTGTCTACGTGGACAACAGCGACAAGAAGGGACTGCAGCTGCAG ACCCACCCCAACGTGGATAAGAAACTATTTGCAGCGGACTCCGTGATTGGGCTGAAGAACCCCGAGAAATCGTTTCCACTCAACAACGACGTGGGCGTGCTGAAGTGGAGGTTACAGAGCACTGAAGAGTCCCACATCCCTCTCACCA TAAACTGCTGGCCCTCGGAGAGTGGGAACGGCTGCGATGTGAACATTGAGTATGAGCTGCAGGAGGAGAGTCTGGAACTCAACGATGTGGTCATCACCATCCCTGTGCC CTCGGGCGTGGGTGCCCCAGTGATCGGAGACCTGGACGGGGAGTATCGCCACGACAGCCGGCGGAACGTTCTGGAGTGGACTCTGCCCATCATCGACGCCAAGAACAAGTCGGGCAGCATGGAGTTCAGCATCGCGGGGCAGCCCAGTGACTTCTTCCCAGTCAACGTGTCCTTTGTGTCCAAGCGCAACTACTGCGACATCCAG